The Caldicellulosiruptor changbaiensis genome has a segment encoding these proteins:
- the miaB gene encoding tRNA (N6-isopentenyl adenosine(37)-C2)-methylthiotransferase MiaB: MENRGIYYIDFGTQAHFIEEIEKMNSEYYFKNGKNRTYHIITYGCQMNVHDSEKLAGMLNAMGYVETQNVEEADLIIFNTCAVREHAESRVYGNIGPLKRLKDKKPDLIIGVCGCMPQQLEVAQKLAKIFPFLDIIFGTKSLHRFPQLLYKAITTKKTVIDVAEDEDVVVEGIPTARREGVSAFVNIIYGCNNFCSYCIVPYVRGRERSRRPEEILFEIEQLAANGVKEVTLLGQNVNSYGKDLPDGIPFYKLLEKVNNIKGIERIRFVTSHPKDLSDELIFAMRDLEKVCEHIHLPVQSGSTRILREMNRHYTKEDYLRLVEKLKNNIPDIAITTDIIVGFPGETEEDFEDTLDVVRKVEFDSAFTFMYSKRKGTKAAQMPNQVPDEVKHERFQRLVKLVEEIALKKNQQMLGKVYEILIDGYSKRNNLLEGRTRTNKVVNVKCSSEFMYKFVNVKILEASRHWLYGEVI, from the coding sequence TTGGAAAATAGAGGAATTTATTATATAGATTTTGGTACTCAAGCACACTTCATTGAAGAGATTGAAAAGATGAACTCAGAGTATTATTTTAAAAATGGGAAAAACAGAACATATCACATTATAACTTATGGATGTCAAATGAATGTCCATGATTCTGAAAAATTAGCAGGAATGCTAAATGCAATGGGATATGTAGAGACTCAAAATGTCGAAGAAGCAGATCTTATCATTTTTAACACATGTGCTGTGAGAGAACATGCTGAGTCGAGAGTGTATGGTAATATTGGTCCTCTAAAGAGATTAAAGGACAAAAAACCAGACTTGATAATAGGTGTATGTGGATGTATGCCTCAGCAACTTGAAGTTGCACAAAAGCTTGCTAAAATATTCCCCTTTTTAGATATAATCTTTGGTACAAAGAGCCTTCACAGGTTTCCTCAGCTTCTGTATAAGGCAATTACTACAAAAAAGACCGTAATTGATGTTGCAGAGGATGAAGATGTAGTTGTTGAAGGCATTCCAACTGCAAGAAGAGAAGGTGTCAGTGCCTTTGTCAATATAATCTATGGCTGTAACAATTTTTGTTCATATTGTATTGTGCCCTACGTAAGAGGGAGAGAAAGGAGTAGAAGACCTGAAGAGATTCTATTTGAAATTGAGCAGCTTGCAGCAAATGGAGTAAAAGAGGTCACACTACTGGGGCAGAACGTGAACTCTTACGGTAAAGACTTGCCCGATGGAATTCCGTTTTATAAACTCCTTGAAAAGGTAAATAATATAAAAGGTATCGAGAGAATAAGGTTTGTGACCTCGCATCCAAAAGATTTGTCAGATGAGCTAATTTTTGCAATGAGGGACTTGGAGAAGGTGTGTGAGCATATACATCTACCAGTACAGTCGGGTTCAACAAGGATTTTAAGAGAGATGAACAGGCACTACACAAAAGAGGATTACCTGCGACTTGTTGAAAAGCTAAAAAACAACATTCCTGACATAGCAATTACAACAGACATTATAGTAGGATTTCCAGGCGAGACAGAAGAAGATTTTGAAGATACTTTGGATGTAGTCAGAAAAGTTGAGTTTGACTCAGCGTTTACTTTTATGTACTCCAAGAGAAAAGGAACAAAAGCAGCGCAAATGCCAAATCAGGTGCCTGATGAGGTAAAACATGAAAGATTTCAAAGACTTGTAAAATTAGTTGAGGAAATAGCTTTGAAAAAGAATCAGCAAATGCTTGGGAAAGTATATGAAATTCTCATAGACGGGTACTCGAAGAGGAATAATCTTCTTGAAGGAAGAACAAGAACTAACAAAGTAGTAAATGTGAAGTGTTCTTCTGAGTTTATGTACAAGTTTGTAAATGTAAAAATTTTGGAAGCCTCAAGGCATTGGCTTTATGGTGAGGTGATATGA
- a CDS encoding ACT domain-containing protein yields MYVKQISVFLENKSGRLAEVTSILGKNNIDISALSIADTTDFGILRLIVNKPDLALQVLKENGFTVSATDVIAIAVEDKPGGLAKVLDILYKNDIGIEYMYAFVGKITDEALVILKVENGDYAVNVLKENNVRILSANEVYSL; encoded by the coding sequence ATGTATGTAAAGCAGATTTCTGTGTTTTTAGAAAACAAGTCAGGAAGACTTGCTGAGGTGACAAGTATTTTAGGGAAGAACAACATTGACATCTCAGCTCTCTCAATTGCTGATACAACAGACTTTGGTATTTTGAGACTAATTGTTAACAAGCCTGATTTAGCTTTGCAGGTTCTAAAAGAAAATGGATTTACAGTTTCTGCAACAGACGTGATTGCAATAGCTGTTGAAGACAAACCAGGCGGTCTTGCAAAAGTGCTTGATATTCTATATAAAAACGACATAGGAATTGAATACATGTATGCTTTTGTAGGAAAGATAACTGATGAAGCTCTTGTAATCTTGAAAGTTGAAAATGGCGATTATGCAGTAAATGTCTTAAAAGAAAACAATGTTAGGATACTGTCAGCAAATGAGGTTTATTCTCTGTAA
- a CDS encoding alpha/beta-type small acid-soluble spore protein, which translates to MPRRKRLVPEAAPQLDKLKQETAQEVGVTLDNYNPNITTKQAGTVGGYMVKKMIQDYQNRAKNQQ; encoded by the coding sequence ATGCCAAGGAGAAAAAGGCTTGTTCCAGAAGCTGCTCCTCAGCTGGATAAATTAAAACAAGAAACAGCCCAAGAGGTTGGCGTAACTCTTGACAACTACAATCCAAACATTACCACAAAGCAAGCAGGAACTGTTGGTGGATATATGGTCAAAAAGATGATTCAGGACTATCAAAACAGGGCAAAGAACCAGCAGTAA